From the genome of Tsukamurella pulmonis:
ACCCGGTTTCGAAACGGCGCGCGAGCTCGGCCCAGGTCGCCTCGGGCGTCGGTGAACGACGTTCGTCGTGCAACACGGGCGCCGCGCCCATTGACCGCGCCTGGGCCACGACCTAATGTGACCGACGAGTCATATCCGCGCGGGCACACGGCCCGAGCCGGGAGCAGCACAGGGGGGCACGTGCGAGCGTCGATGACACCCGGCCGCTCGGGCAGCCGCGGAATGCCTCGCCCGATCCGCGCTGCGGCAATACTCGAGGCCGCCGCACAGGAGTTCGGTGCGGTCGGGTACGCGCAGGCGCAGCTGACCGCCATCGCCGCGCGCGCCGGCGTATCGAAAGCGCTGGTGCTGGCGTACTTCTGCTCCAAGGAGAAGCTGTACGTCGCGTGCGTGGAGAAGGCCGGCCCGATCGTCTTCGACGCCGTCGCCGCAGCGACTGCCGCCCCCGCACCGTCGACCCCGGGAGTCTCGCTGTTCAGCCGATCGGCGAGCGCGGTCCTGACCTCGCTGTTCACCGCCCTGGAGGGCCGAACCGGCTACTGGGCACTGTTGTACGACCGGACACTCCCCGCCGGCATCGGGAGGGAATCGGCTCGCGCACAACGACACCGGCTGCGGGATCAGTCCTCGCGCACCGTCGCCGACGTGCTGCGCACCGCCGGGCTCACTGACCCCGGCGACAGCGCCGCCGCCGTCCTCATCTGGGAGTCGATGGTCTCGGCGGCCATGCACTGGTGGCGCCTGAACCCCGCACTGTCCGCGGCGGAGGTCTCCGCCACCGCCGGCCGCATCCTCACCGCCTTCTCGTTCCCGGCCCCACCGATCGCTCTCGAAACGGAGACGCCATGAGCCGCCTCGTGTCCACCCTGCTGTCCCGCGCCGTCGTTGACACCGCTCTGCCGCTGCTCGACAGCCGTATCGCGGCGTCGCGGCGGCCGTTCGAGCAGGCGGAGATCCTGCGCCCGCACACGACGTCGAAGGTGTGGTCCACCACGCACTTCGGCGTCTTCGTGCCCGATCTGCCCGAGCCCTATCGCTACGTGAACACGATGACGCTGATCGGCGCGGCGGGGGCTGAGCTCTTCGACCAGGATCACCTGGCCGCCACCGACGCCCGCGACACCACCACCGTGCTCTCCTCCACCGCGTACGGCGATCAGCACTTCTACCGCGCCTACGACGCCTCGACCGAATGCTCATTCGCCGCAGACGGTTCCGCGTTGCGTTGGGGCGACGAGCTGGCTATCGACGTGGACCTGCCCCGGGTGACGGTGCGCGGCCGCTACCCGGGATTCGACGTCGACCTGGAACTGGAAGTCGAGGAACAGGTCTCGTACTTCGTCAAGACTCCGGTCTACGACCACCTCAGCCTGCTCGCGCCGTACACCGGCACCGTCGACGGTGACCGGGTCGAGGGCGTGGGCACGTTCGAGTACGCGCGGATCCGCAGCCACCAGGCGCTCTCCCGCCGGCCCGTGCCCGGCCCGCTCAAGCTGCCGATCGACTTCTTCACGTACCAGATCATCGACATCGATCCGCAGACGCAGATCCTGCTCACCGACGTCCGCGCGCGCGGCCGCACCGCCTGCCGTCTCGCGCACGTGCGCCGCCTCGGCGAGCCGGCGGAGGTCTACGAGGACGTGCGGATGGAGGTGCTCGAATCGCGCGAGCTCGTCGACGACCGGGGCCGCGCGATGACGGTGCCCGTCCTGCTCCGGTGGACGGTCCGCGACGGCGACGCCGAGGTGCTGACCATCGACGGTTCCGTCGACAGCCCGCTGCGGTACGGCCACGGGCGCGGCTACGTGGGCGCGTACACCTACATCGGCAGCTACCGCGACGAGCCCGTCGCCGGCAGCGCGTACCTGGAGTGGATCGACACCCGGGGCTGACCGTCGCCGGTCAGCGTCCCGGCGGACCCCAGTCCCGGCCGCCGCAGTAGGAGTCGAAGGACGAGGCGTTCCAGAGCTGGAGCGCCAGGGTGCCGCCGAGGAGGAGCGCCAGCATCGCGGCGCCGAACAGCCGCATCCTCCGCGTCGACCCGTACACGAGTCCCGCCCCCGCAGCGCCGCCGAGGATCACGGAGCAGCCCAGCCAGAGCAGGCCGACGACGTTGATCCCGATCCGGCCGCTGACGCCGACCCCGATGCCGCAGACGTCGATCGCGACGAGGTGCATGCGGCCCCACGACCAGTACCCGACCGCGCCACCCCCGACGAGCACCGCGCAGAAACCCACCAGCCGCGCGCCGTTGCCGGCGAACTCTCGGCCGCGCGAGCTCGTGCGCGGGACGGGCTCCTGCGGGACAGTCGACATACCACCAATGTAGCGAAGTGCACGCGCGAATCGATTGAGTGGATCAGCGGCGGCGGGCGATGTCCAGGGCGGCCTTGGGGCGGGAGAGCACGTACTCGCGGGCGAGGTTGCGGACCCAGGCGCGACGGGTGCAGCCGCACTCGGCGCGGACGGCGTCGGCGTCGAGCCCGAGGTGGCGGGCGAGGGCGGCGGCCCGTCGGGCATGGAAGCCCTGGGAGACGAGCAGGACGCGCCCCACACCGAACTCGTCGCGCGCGCGCAGGCAGGAGAGGTAGGTGTCGAAGCCGGCACCGTCGGTGAGCAGGGAGGAATCCGGCACGCCCCGCCCGCGGAGCCACGCCGTCATGACGGCGATCTCGTCGCCGGACGTGCCGCCCGCGTTGCCGGAGACGAGGATCTTCTCGACCTTCCCCAGTCGCAGGAGCTGCAGGGATGCCTCGAGCCGGCCCTCGACGAAGGAGCCCGGGCGGCCGCCTCGCACCGACGCACCGAAGGCGATCGCCACGGGCGCGGGCGGTGCCGTCGCGGGCGAGTACAGGGGGCCGGCGCCCGTGATGCCCGTCACGACGGAGCGCAGCCGCGAGGCGGAGCGCGCGTGCGCGGGGGCGAGGGAACGCATGAACACACCTTACCCAGCAGGTAGTTAGGTGAACCTTCGCGCGAAGGCCCCCTGATCCGCGATCTACCGTTATGCCAGACGCAGTGGTTTCGCACTCATGTTACTGGCGAGTAACATGAGTGGCTACCCAGCCCGCGAGGCAGAAAGGTGCACGACGTGGACCAGACATTGATGGCCGCCGCCGAGTCCGACATCACCCCGCTGAACATCACCCTCGGCACGATCGGCGCGGTCGCATTCGCGCTGGGCTGGGCGATCTTCTTCCGCGGTGCACTCCGCATGGTGCGGATCATCGCGCAGGGTCAGTCCGCCAAGGACCGGTGGCTCCCCTTCATCCCCCGCGCCGCGGAGGTCGTGGTCGAGTTCCTCGCCCACACCAAGATGATCAAGAACCGGACCGTGGGCATCGCCCACTGGTTCGTCATGGTCGGCTTCCTCGCGGGCGCGATCCTCTGGTTCGAGGCGCTGCCGCAGACCTTCGACCCCGCCTTCCACTGGCCGGTCATCGGCTCCTGGCCGGTCTACCACCTGATGGACGAGCTGCTCGGCATCGGCACCGTGGTCGGCATCACCGTGCTCATCGTGATCCGTCAGATCAAGCACCCGCGCAACCCCGCGCTGTTCTCGCGCTTCGCCGGCAGCAAGTTCCTGCCCGCGTACACCATCGAGGCCATCGTCTTCTTCGAGGGCATCGGCATGATCATGGTGAAGGCCGGCAAGATCGCCACCTACGGCGAGTCCGACCCCGTCACCGACTTCTTCACCCGCCAGGTCGCGACGCTGCTCCCCGCGAGCCCCACGATGGTCACGATCTTCGCCTTCATCAAGCTGATGTCGGGCGTCATGTTCCTCATCCTGGTGGGCAGCAACCTCACCTGGGGCGTCGCGTGGCACCGCTTCTCGGCCTTCTTCAACATCTACTTCAAGCGCGAGCTGGGCAGCCGCCGCGCGCTGGGCGCCGCCAAGGAGATGGTCTCCAACGGCAAGGCGCTGACCATGGAGAACACCGACCCCGACGTCGACAACCTCGGCGCCGGCAAGATCGAGGACTTCTCCTGGAAGGGCTGGCTGGACTTCACGACCTGCACCGAGTGCGGTCGCTGCCAGAGCCAGTGCCCCGCCTGGAACACCGGCAAGCCGCTGAGCCCGAAGCTGCTCATCATGGGCCTGCGCGATCACGGTTACGCCAAGGCGCCGTACCTGCTGGCCGGCGGCCGCACCGACCCGGCGGGCGAGGAGATCGGCCTCGTCGGCAAGGACGGCGAGATCGACCAGGCCAAGCTGGACAAGATCCCCGCCGAGGCCCGCGCCGAGGCCGAGCGCTCGCTCGTCGGCCCCGCGGGTGAGGACGGCGCCCTGGGCGGCGTCATCGACCCCGAGGTGCTGTGGTCCTGCACCACCTGTGGTGCGTGCGTGGAGCAGTGCCCCGTCGACATCGAGCACGTCGACCACATCGTCGATATGCGCCGCTACCAGGTGCTCATCGAGTCGGAGTTCCCGCACGAGCTCGCGGGCCTGTTCAAGAACCTCGAGAACAAGGGCAACCCCTGGGGCCAGAGCGCCAGCCAGCGCACCGCCTGGATCGACGAGATGGACATCGAGATCCCGGTCTACGGCCAGGACGTCGAGACGTTCGAGGGCTTCGAGTACCTGTTCTGGGTCGGCTGCGCCGGCGCCTTCGAGGACCGCGCGAAGAAGACCACCAAGGCCGTCGCCGAGCTGCTCGACGTGGCCGCTGTGAACTTCCTGGTCCTGGGCCAGGGCGAGACCTGTACCGGTGACTCCGCCCGTCGCGCGGGCAACGAGTTCCTGTTCCAGATGCTGGCGCAGCAGAACATCGAGCAGCTCGACGAGGTCTTCGACGGCGTGCCCGCCAAGCAGCGCAAGATCGTCGTGACCTGTGCCCACTGCTTCAACGCGCTCGGCAACGAGTACCCGCAGGTCGGCGGCCAGTACGAGGTCGTGCACCACACGCAGCTGCTCAACAAGCTGGTCCGCGAGAAGCGGCTCGTGCCCGTCGCGCCCCCGTCGGAGGACGTGACCTACCACGACCCCTGCT
Proteins encoded in this window:
- a CDS encoding TetR/AcrR family transcriptional regulator — protein: MPRPIRAAAILEAAAQEFGAVGYAQAQLTAIAARAGVSKALVLAYFCSKEKLYVACVEKAGPIVFDAVAAATAAPAPSTPGVSLFSRSASAVLTSLFTALEGRTGYWALLYDRTLPAGIGRESARAQRHRLRDQSSRTVADVLRTAGLTDPGDSAAAVLIWESMVSAAMHWWRLNPALSAAEVSATAGRILTAFSFPAPPIALETETP
- a CDS encoding DUF6670 family protein, with product MSRLVSTLLSRAVVDTALPLLDSRIAASRRPFEQAEILRPHTTSKVWSTTHFGVFVPDLPEPYRYVNTMTLIGAAGAELFDQDHLAATDARDTTTVLSSTAYGDQHFYRAYDASTECSFAADGSALRWGDELAIDVDLPRVTVRGRYPGFDVDLELEVEEQVSYFVKTPVYDHLSLLAPYTGTVDGDRVEGVGTFEYARIRSHQALSRRPVPGPLKLPIDFFTYQIIDIDPQTQILLTDVRARGRTACRLAHVRRLGEPAEVYEDVRMEVLESRELVDDRGRAMTVPVLLRWTVRDGDAEVLTIDGSVDSPLRYGHGRGYVGAYTYIGSYRDEPVAGSAYLEWIDTRG
- a CDS encoding SanA/YdcF family protein, with the protein product MRSLAPAHARSASRLRSVVTGITGAGPLYSPATAPPAPVAIAFGASVRGGRPGSFVEGRLEASLQLLRLGKVEKILVSGNAGGTSGDEIAVMTAWLRGRGVPDSSLLTDGAGFDTYLSCLRARDEFGVGRVLLVSQGFHARRAAALARHLGLDADAVRAECGCTRRAWVRNLAREYVLSRPKAALDIARRR
- a CDS encoding (Fe-S)-binding protein, whose protein sequence is MAAAESDITPLNITLGTIGAVAFALGWAIFFRGALRMVRIIAQGQSAKDRWLPFIPRAAEVVVEFLAHTKMIKNRTVGIAHWFVMVGFLAGAILWFEALPQTFDPAFHWPVIGSWPVYHLMDELLGIGTVVGITVLIVIRQIKHPRNPALFSRFAGSKFLPAYTIEAIVFFEGIGMIMVKAGKIATYGESDPVTDFFTRQVATLLPASPTMVTIFAFIKLMSGVMFLILVGSNLTWGVAWHRFSAFFNIYFKRELGSRRALGAAKEMVSNGKALTMENTDPDVDNLGAGKIEDFSWKGWLDFTTCTECGRCQSQCPAWNTGKPLSPKLLIMGLRDHGYAKAPYLLAGGRTDPAGEEIGLVGKDGEIDQAKLDKIPAEARAEAERSLVGPAGEDGALGGVIDPEVLWSCTTCGACVEQCPVDIEHVDHIVDMRRYQVLIESEFPHELAGLFKNLENKGNPWGQSASQRTAWIDEMDIEIPVYGQDVETFEGFEYLFWVGCAGAFEDRAKKTTKAVAELLDVAAVNFLVLGQGETCTGDSARRAGNEFLFQMLAQQNIEQLDEVFDGVPAKQRKIVVTCAHCFNALGNEYPQVGGQYEVVHHTQLLNKLVREKRLVPVAPPSEDVTYHDPCYLGRHNQVYEAPRELIGASGATLKEMPRHLERSMCCGAGGARMWMEEQLGKRINIDRVDEALNTLSGTAEATPKKIATGCPFCRVMLSDGVTAQTADDEASAPEVVDVAQMLLESVKRGLPEGIVVGNPNRKVSDGATALAEAPAEAPASAPAAAPAASAPSAPAEKKEAKPAVGLGLAGGGKRPGGPKKPGAAKPAAPAAESPAAETPAAEAPAAPAKPAVGLGLAGGAKRPGGPKKPGGAKPAAPAEAEAAPAAEAPAAEAPAAPAKPAVGLGLAGGAKRPGAKKPGAPKPAAAAPAAPAAETAAPAEAPASAPAESAPAEDRTVTAAGESKAAGFGIAAGAKRPGPKKPGAPKAAPAAPAPAAEAPAADAPAAEAPAAETPAAEAPAAEAPAATAPADERTLTTAGESKAAGFGIAAGAKRPGPKKPGAPKAAAPAAPAAPAAPAASAAEPEAPEAPEADAPAAEAPEAAAPEAADSAPSAPEAAAEQPAAPKSGNDRTLGTEGESKAKGFGIAAGAKRPGGRK